One Tripterygium wilfordii isolate XIE 37 chromosome 10, ASM1340144v1, whole genome shotgun sequence DNA segment encodes these proteins:
- the LOC120007408 gene encoding non-specific lipid transfer protein GPI-anchored 2, which translates to MESNKIFVVILALLVISVNGQISTPCTASMISSFTPCINFITGSTNNGSTPSSSCCNSLKSLMDTSRDCACLLITASVSFQLPINPTLGISLPRACNMSGVPLQCKATGSPLPAPGPELLGPILPPLAAPALSPKASKASTASAPAPEPETTTPPSPPEAPETTPGVRPVLTPPASGAEILKYSPHSALLILLLSMVFRYN; encoded by the exons ATGGAGAGTAACAAGATTTTTGTAGTAATTTTGGCACTTCTAGTTATTTCAGTTAATGGACAGATAAGCACTCCTTGTACAGCTTCAATGATCAGCAGCTTCACTCCATGCATAAATTTTATCACTGGAAGTACCAACAATGGCTCAACACCATCTTCCAGCTGCTGCAACTCATTGAAGTCATTAATGGACACTAGTAGGGATTGTGCTTGTCTGCTAATCACTGCCAGTGTCTCCTTTCAGCTTCCGATCAATCCGACTCTGGGGATCTCCCTCCCGCGAGCCTGTAACATGAGCGGTGTTCCGCTGCAGTGCAAAG CCACTGGTTCTCCTCTCCCAGCTCCAG GTCCTGAGTTATTAGGCCCAATTCTTCCACCTCTAGCGGCTCCTGCTTTAAGTCCAAAAG CTTCAAAAGCATCAACAGCATCAGCTCCAGCACCAGAACCAGAAACAACCACACCACCATCTCCACCAGAGGCTCCTGAAACAACTCCAGGGGTTCGACCAGTGCTAACCCCTCCGGCATCTGGAGCTGAAATTCTCAAATAC
- the LOC120007956 gene encoding non-specific lipid transfer protein GPI-anchored 19-like, with translation MGSRLIDTSLALVLVALLCGGAAAQSGCTSAITSLAPCLNYITANSSTPSSSCCTQLGNVIQSSPQCLCALLSGTGFNLGITINQTLALSLPGACNVQTPPMSQCNAVANGPSSSAAPPVSSPASSPSESPASSPSDSSNNGTPDEPAATTPPTSTVPSGTGSKTVPTTDVPSDGRIMKAPLHFLLFLLFIASTASSVVIF, from the exons ATGGGTTCGAGATTGATCGATACAAGTCTAGCCCTGGTCCTGGTAGCTCTGCTATGTGGTGGAGCTGCAGCTCAGTCAGGCTGCACTAGTGCAATCACAAGCCTGGCACCTTGCCTCAACTACATAACAGCAAATTCATCAACTCCATCATCTTCTTGCTGCACACAGCTTGGAAATGTCATCCAGTCCTCGCCACAATGTCTCTGTGCATTGTTGAGTGGAACTGGATTTAATTTGGGAATAACTATAAACCAAACTCTTGCTCTTTCACTCCCTGGTGCATGTAATGTGCAAACCCCACCAATGAGTCAGTGTAATG CTGTTGCTAATGGACCATCAAGTTCTGCAGCTCCACCAGTAAGTTCCCCTGCCAGTTCACCATCAGAATCTCCTGCTAGTTCTCCATCAGATTCTTCTAATAATGGAACTCCTGATGAACCTGCAGCAACTACACCACCAACCTCAACTGTTCCTTCAG GGACAGGAAGTAAAACAGTACCAACAACAGATGTTCCATCTGATGGAAGGATCATGAAAGCACCACTTCACTTCTTGCTCTTCCTTCTCTTCATTGCATCTACTGCTTCCTCTGTTGTCATATTCTGA
- the LOC120006917 gene encoding F-box/kelch-repeat protein SKIP30-like, which translates to MSGLIEGLPDAVALRCLAWVPFYLHPKLELVSHSWRAAVRGPELFKARQDLGSSEDLLCVCAFDPENLWQLYDPLRDLWISLPVLPSKIRHLAHFGAVSTAGRLFVLGGGSDAVDPLTGDHDGSFATDEVWSYDPVLRQWTQRASMLVPRAMFACCVLNGKIIVAGGFTSCRKSISQSEIYDPQKDVWIPMPDLHRSHNSACSGIVLGGKVHVLHKGLSTLQVWDHTGPRWTVQDYGWLQGPMAVVQGALYVLSHGLIFKQEKEVRKVVVSASEFRRRIGFGMICLGDEIYIIGGVIGPDRWNWDIKPMPDVDILTVGSERPTWRQGAPMSRCRGTILGCTFLRI; encoded by the coding sequence ATGTCTGGACTGATTGAAGGTCTTCCCGACGCTGTGGCACTGAGGTGTCTTGCATGGGTACCCTTCTATCTTCATCCGAAGTTGGAGCTTGTATCTCATTCTTGGCGAGCTGCCGTTCGTGGCCCTGAGCTGTTTAAAGCCCGACAGGACCTTGGTTCATCCGAGGATCTGCTCTGTGTTTGTGCTTTTGACCCGGAAAATTTATGGCAACTTTATGACCCTCTCCGAGACCTTTGGATTTCCCTCCCTGTTCTCCCCTCAAAGATTAGACACCTTGCGCATTTCGGTGCTGTGTCTACTGCTGGAAGGCTGTTTGTGCTTGGCGGGGGCAGTGATGCTGTTGACCCATTGACAGGTGATCATGATGGGAGTTTCGCCACGGATGAGGTCTGGTCATATGACCCTGTACTGCGTCAGTGGACCCAGCGTGCCTCAATGCTTGTCCCCCGTGCTATGTTTGCATGCTGTGTTTTGAATGGAAAGATCATTGTTGCCGGTGGTTTCACCAGCTGTAGAAAATCAATATCTCAATCAGAAATCTATGATCCACAGAAGGATGTATGGATCCCAATGCCTGATCTCCATCGCAGTCACAATTCTGCATGCTCGGGGATAGTGCTTGGGGGAAAGGTTCATGTCTTGCACAAGGGCTTGTCGACATTGCAAGTCTGGGACCATACGGGACCTCGGTGGACTGTTCAGGATTATGGTTGGCTCCAGGGTCCAATGGCAGTTGTTCAGGGTGCTCTGTATGTTTTGAGCCATGGTCTTATATTCAAGCAGGAAAAGGAAGTGAGGAAGGTGGTGGTCTCTGCCTCAGAATTTCGAAGGAGAATCGGATTTGGAATGATTTGTCTCGGGGACGAAATATACATAATTGGAGGGGTGATTGGCCCTGACAGGTGGAATTGGGATATCAAGCCGATGCCTGATGTCGATATTTTGACAGTTGGGAGCGAGAGACCAACTTGGCGCCAGGGAGCACCAATGTCTCGTTGTCGCGGAACGATTCTCGGATGTACATTTCTGAGGATCTAG
- the LOC120008068 gene encoding protein MARD1-like: MLRNIRSRVTKKQGLMADHQGSQSSSSPMQEYSKPVQSFFGSPRFKAFTTKCHGETTHETLMMISPTSILDNKPVYPFKNPFWYEANQPKSPKIEEKQFPLEKLDTKGIALALLDKPIEETSSSSSGYNPGPKVLFGAKLSIQIPPLPPSSISPLGSPRSPADFGTKTRNPNLSPNGSAAIHFGIQTEDFDGVSKGYLSVSEMELSEDYTRVISYGDNPKTTHIFGNFVVESHYSFSKPNSGTKDFLSSCYTCKKNLDQKSDIFIYRGEQAFCSNECRHQAMLLDEVEN; the protein is encoded by the exons ATGCTGAGGAATATCAGATCTAGAGTGACCAAAAAACAAGGATTAATGGCTGATCATCAAGGGTCTCAATCATCTTCATCTCCCATGCAAGAATACTCAAAACCAGTTCAGTCCTTTTTTGGTTCTCCAAGGTTCAAAGCCTTCACTACAAAATGTCATGGTGAGACTACTCATGAGACGCTGATGATGATCAGTCCAACTTCAATCCTTGACAACAAACCAGTCTATCCTTTCAAAAACCCATTTTGGTATGAAGCAAACCAACCCAAATCCCCAAAAATTGAGGAAAAGCAATTCCCATTAGAGAAACTTGACACCAAAGGCATTGCCCTTGCTCTTCTTGATAAACCCATTGAagaaacttcttcttcttcttctggttatAATCCTGGTCCCAAGGTCTTGTTTGGAGCTAAGCTTAGTATCCAAATCCCTCCCTTGCCTCCATCTTCAATTTCTCCACTTGGGTCTCCTAGATCTCCGGCTGATTTTGGGACCAAAACCAGGAATCCAAACCTATCCCCAAATGGGTCTGCTGCCATTCATTTTGGCATCCAAACAGAGGATTTTGATGGAGTTTCCAAGGGCTATTTGTCTGTGAGTGAGATGGAGCTTTCTGAGGATTACACTCGAGTGATCTCTTACGGTGATAATCCTAAAACAACCCACATATTTGGTAATTTCGTTGTGGAGAGCCATTATTCCTTCAGTAAGCCAAACTCTGGAACCAAGGACTTTCTCAGTTCCTGCTACACATGCAAGAAAAATCTTGATCAGAAGAGTGACATTTTCATTTACAG AGGAGAGCAAGCTTTTTGCAGTAACGAGTGCCGGCACCAAGCAATGTTGTTAGATGAAGTagagaattga
- the LOC120007735 gene encoding uncharacterized protein LOC120007735 → MMETLVVVAQHRNQYNSGVKSHGHADRVGSSPSRKFREINCRAFESGAGILPTPYKFYSTPVTKDAPPPSPKTASPRTDVSHFFETPLSKTSSFKSTPIPIKTKLAKNGEFCNDEMYKENLSFSERWAGPAYSNSPPPSSLPIPKFSVKAKRTVSLELPGNSDADIDFLHPTAKSAPASPTRAHRPSGKELFNGVDSATKTLRRILNLDATDE, encoded by the coding sequence ATGATGGAGACGCTTGTTGTTGTGGCGCAGCATCGGAACCAGTACAACAGTGGGGTCAAGTCTCACGGGCATGCTGATCGGGTCGGGTCATCGCCATCTAGAAAATTCAGGGAGATCAATTGCCGGGCTTTTGAATCCGGGGCAGGTATTCTTCCAACCCCGTATAAGTTTTACTCTACTCCCGTAACCAAAGACGCTCCTCCTCCCTCACCTAAGACGGCATCACCCCGAACTGATGTTTCACACTTCTTTGAAACGCCACTGTCCAAAACCAGCAGCTTCAAAAGCACTCCAATCCCTATCAAGACTAAGTTGGCTAAAAATGGAGAATTTTGTAATGATGAGATGTACAAGGAGAACTTGTCATTCTCTGAGCGTTGGGCTGGGCCTGCATATTCGAACTCTCCTCCTCCGAGTTCTCTGCCTATCCCCAAATTTTCAGTGAAGGCAAAGCGGACTGTGTCTCTAGAGTTGCCTGGAAATAGTGATGCCGATATTGACTTTCTTCACCCCACTGCCAAGTCTGCTCCTGCTTCCCCCACCAGAGCACATAGACCTTCTGGGAAAGAACTTTTTAACGGTGTTGATTCTGCGACAAAGACTCTGCGCCGCATCCTCAATCTTGATGCTACTGATGAGTAA